In Rickettsiales bacterium, a single genomic region encodes these proteins:
- a CDS encoding outer membrane protein assembly factor BamD, which produces MRNLLNIILFFGFIAVLSACSSDEDKVEEALDSVETSVPAEDIFAEARKEMQAANYARAIELFGEVERLYPFSELAPKSRVMIAYSHFKDEEYDKAIDTINSFIDLNPGSKEIQFMYYLKAISYYDRIKDVRRDQDVTEKAKTSFEEILRRFPDSQYAKEAKYKLTLIRSHLAGKEMEVGRFYAKRKNYIAALNRYKEVLNQYDDTEQAEEALYRLVETNLILGIDSEAIKYAGILGYNYPSSKWYKRSYRLIKGDVKTEKTEEDDGFFSFLSFSDDEDEEAPELKSEGDNIKIDDLFDKETGN; this is translated from the coding sequence ATGAGAAATCTTCTAAATATTATTCTGTTTTTTGGCTTTATTGCAGTGCTTTCGGCTTGTTCTTCTGATGAGGATAAAGTTGAAGAAGCCCTTGATAGCGTTGAAACCTCTGTGCCCGCAGAAGATATATTTGCTGAAGCTCGCAAAGAAATGCAAGCAGCAAATTATGCCAGAGCCATTGAGCTTTTTGGTGAGGTTGAAAGGCTTTATCCATTTTCTGAGCTTGCCCCAAAATCTCGTGTGATGATTGCATATTCTCACTTCAAAGATGAAGAATATGACAAAGCTATTGATACAATTAATAGCTTCATTGACTTAAACCCCGGCAGTAAGGAAATCCAATTTATGTATTACCTAAAAGCAATTTCTTACTATGATAGAATTAAGGATGTCCGCCGTGATCAAGATGTTACTGAGAAAGCCAAAACTTCTTTTGAAGAAATCCTCCGCAGGTTTCCAGATTCTCAATATGCTAAGGAGGCTAAATATAAGCTAACCCTTATCAGAAGCCATTTAGCAGGTAAGGAAATGGAAGTAGGTAGGTTCTATGCAAAACGCAAAAATTATATCGCTGCACTTAATAGATACAAAGAGGTTTTGAACCAATATGATGATACAGAGCAAGCAGAAGAAGCCCTTTACAGGCTGGTTGAAACAAATCTCATTTTAGGAATTGATTCCGAGGCAATTAAATATGCAGGGATTCTCGGCTATAATTACCCTTCAAGCAAATGGTATAAAAGATCTTACAGGCTTATAAAAGGCGATGTTAAAACTGAAAAAACTGAAGAAGATGATGGGTTTTTCTCTTTCCTTTCATTTAGCGATGATGAAGATGAAGAAGCTCCAGAGCTAAAATCCGAAGGCGATAATATTAAAATTGATGATTTATTTGATAAGGAAACTGGCAATTAG